Below is a genomic region from Eupeodes corollae chromosome 1, idEupCoro1.1, whole genome shotgun sequence.
ATTAATTATGTTGCGGTGAAGACTTTCAGTCTTGATGCACAGTTGAAATTTTACTGGATCTCTCCTTTTGTATTCGATAACCAACCTTACTTAGAACGTCAATGATATTGTATGGGCCTTCCCAATCTCGGTGCAATTTTAGACTCCTTCATTTAATACACATTTCTGTACGTTTAGGAATGTAGGGCCAAACTTTATCTCTTTGGACGAAACGAATTACTTGAGAAGATAGGTCGTAGCGATCTCTATTTGCCTTCTGGTAAAATTGTAGACGCTGTGTAGTGGCTTCCTTAAGCCAAATTGAAGGAATACTTTGAAACAGGTTCGTCAGGAAAACCGCCGGTAACCAATTCCAATGGTAGACGAAGTTCCCTACCAATCGTTAGCATTGGTGGTGTATCTTTTGCGTTGCTGTGGGATAATGTTGTTTACGCGAGAAGAAGGAGCGGCTGATGTTCATCCCAGTCCCTTTTATTATGGTCCACATTATTTTgcgtaatatttaaaaattgttcgctgccaaaatcaaaaaacttctACAGAGGTCTTGTCCTAGTTTATCAAGACCGAATCGTTTCATCGCTTCTTCGAACTCAGCTGTTTCGAAGTTTCACCCttagatttagaaaattaatacaaaaaagtagacATTTCGTGATTTAAActttatcaagtttttttttttaaaaaaggaatttgttaagatcgtttaaaattaggttaatcatcttttaagctgattaaattattattacaaataaaatggatacttccatttttagtaatttgcTAAGTCCATATGACTTGCATTGTTGACTGACATTTCAACTAGTGGTCTgttctttttattgttaattgtCCATCAATTGTTGttatgtattaaaattgttcaagtGTCACCAGTTTTTCTTCATGTTCTTGGACCTCATTTGACCAAAAGATTTATTATTGAATTTCTAATTAACCCAAATCAATACAGAAATGGAGAAAATAACACATTGCTTGTTTGACAATTGGCTTCTAGTGTTAAATTTGACGAAACTTGTTACTTATCTAGAGAGATGACaaatgttgaaatgtcaaaataagttgCATCATTGTGAGAGCAGCTATCTAGCAAGATTGTTATTGACGTGTCTTATGCCCGATTTAAGAATGCAACGTTCTGCAGATAGTTGTTTAGTTGGTCATGGGccttattaatacaaaatggtTAAGGACACGTTTTGGGCATAGCCAGGTTTAATTTTAACAGTGAGTTGATTTGCATGTACActtataactaaaaaaaaagcgtacacaaaaattgaaccattcacaatttttttttcacgggtactgcctcttgcgaggaattggcaaatcattCAAGTgttattcttgtcattaaaagtgctttctcaaattagcccttCGGATTCGGCTCAAAACTGTTGTAACATCTctaacaacattactcgcacactgaaatggttgagagttgtaagtcactaagcttTAGTGTATGGACTGCTGCGCCATCTAATTCAGTATAACAGCATAATTTTGGgtttaattttggaattttttgattcCTCTTGTGAATTATACCCAGAACGTGAACTACATTAAAAAAAGTGGTATACATGTTGGCTTTTATTTGATGTCTCATAATTTGTGTTCGCTCCCTTTTGATAGGTGAAGAGTGTgtgataaaatttgaaatgtcaaaatgaaaaagtgATAAATAAACACCATCAAATGTACcagaaataataatgttttggtCATTGTGACAGTAGTAAGGTGCAAGATGATGTTTAATTGGATCTGTCGTTCGTTAAACGTCTTCGTTGTAAgcgtctttttttaaaacaacaaatcagATATCAGAGAGAAACAAGGGATACAAGTATTATTTGGACATTTCCAAGAAAATGCaaagtatttgaatttttttgtaaagtaatAGTTACAGAACTTTTGCTTTCTCAGATAATATATGTGTCGTATTATTAAACTCACCAAATAATGAATGTCACAATGAAGTGTGAATtagtttataaaacaaacatttgatatttttccGCAACAAAATCCATCATGATTTACGATACGAACTATGCACAAGATTTAGGGCGAGCTTCCATTATCGAAGTACGCTTATAATTGACATTCTTAATATGGGCTGCCGATATTCAACTTCACGTTCGTGTCATCTATTATTTAACACTACTTCCCTTTCTGTAGGTTTAGCGGAAATATTaagaaacttttgaaattgatttttatattttgtttactaagtttctttaacataaaaaagttttttttaagcaaagaaACAACAGATGgcgtttgaaattaattataatttttgcgAGAAACCTACAAGAGGAAAAGCAAAGCATAGCTAAATTTTAAGGAGGATAGATATGTTTAGAAAATATCagtaattattaatttgttttcattctttCCATTTTGAAGCTAATGAAATACGAACTGATAAAACATCGTTCGTTCGAAGATTATAGTCTACTATGCGTAGATCTTTGCGTGCAACAGATGGCGCTATATTAGTCAACACtttgcttacaaaaacaaacctttatcttaattaagtattaaaattagttttaaaaacggCCGATTTTATGGTAAGCAACGTTTGCAACCAAAATGAGAATTAAGATTTAGATCTGCTTTTTAAATACTTGCTATGATAGTTTTCAGGTTTTATTCCGAAAGGTAATCGCACTGCAGTTGATACGCTGCCGCCTTAAGTTGCTTCTTCAAAACACGCATTGGCTTGGGAGGGATGACACAATTTTCTATGACAAAAACGCGATTAATCTTTCTTCGCTGTCGACAGCGTTTGTTATGATGTTGCGTTTTCGCGTTAGTTTGGCTGAAGATAAAATATGAAGTCTTAAAAATTGGACCAAACGGTAAGAGGCGTAAGTTCTCACTGATAAATTAAATCTATGCTAAGAACTAAACTACTTATCATACTAAACGTCCAAGCGTTCGAGATACACAGAAGAGTTTTCAATTGTATCAACATTTATATTCGAGACTCGAgagcaaatttcaaaattctatccgCAGTCGGATCCTTCTTCTACTTTTATCTGCAGTGTTGATATTGTAATGTGTCTGAAATCATACCTTACTACGGACGATTTTATCAAAAGGACGTCATCTTTTCTTGTATTCAAAAGACACGGACATTTAATTTTccgaaaatgttttttgttatcaATAACATCTCAAATAATATTAATGGCATcattgaaacaacaacaaaaacaaggaaTACATTTCAAAAGGAACCATTTTGTTATGTGTTTCATTTGAAAAAGTAAACTTTtgctaaattaatttaaatcagaaataaatgttttctttccCTTAAATTACgatcaatattattttcttcgaaTATCAATTTAACTCAAAACATCATTTGAAAATTCATGCTTTCGTAAAGAAGAGTTGAgctcaaaacaaatttgatttgttgaaaaaacagCTTCAAAGTGATTATGTATATTCTGCCTTAAATCCGCCTCGTGATATTCTAAAAATCCTCCAGGTAGCAAGTCCTACAAGAATATGAACACAcctaaaaaacaaatgtcattCTGACTTACGATATATGACTTTTGACAGTTGACTCACCACCGCTGTTTATATATCGTAAGATGAAAACTAACCAAACCAAAACTATCACCATCGTGAGGAAAACACTTTGAAGACAGCAAAAGTGATTCTCTTCCTCTTCTTTATTTTCcaacaagtattttgaaaaactagaGAAACACAATAACCAAACAAACCCTCCAATAATGACTGAAGCTGAAAAAGTTACCGAAGCCGTTGAAGCAATAACCCTAAATGGAGTTGAAGCCGACGACGATGTTGTTGACCCATGGAATGTGACAAGTAAAAATGATGCTGGCATTGATTATGACAAACTTATAAGTGAGTTCCTCTTTTCCAACCACAATGTAAATGACCTACTAACCGTTTGGATATTGATCAAATTTATCTCGGTTTTCAGAAAGGTTTGGTTCATCAAAAATCGATGATGCACTCATCGAGAAATTTGAAAAAGTCACTGGCAAACCCGCACATCACTTCATTCGACGTGGCATCTTCTTTTCGCATCGGGATCTTCATAATATTCTCAATATGAAGGAACAGGGCAAACCATTCTATTTGTACACCGGTCGTGGACCGAGTTCGGAGTCTCTGCATTTGGGTCATCTGATTCCTTTTATCCTTACCAAGTGAGTTGTCGTCGTCgaaggttttttcttttctaattcaGGACTAACCAAAGaaacgttttgtttttagatGGCTGCAGGAAACATTCGATGTTCCTTTGGTTATTCAGCTGACAGACGACGAGAAGGTGTTGTGGAAGGATTTGAAGATAGAGGATGCCATCAAAATGGGACGAGAAAATGCCAAGGATATCATCGCCATCGGATTCGACGTGAacaagacttttatttttaataatttggaaTTTATGGGGTGAGTCTGGAATCCGAGGTGCTTCTTTTGTGCTTAATTATGGATGTTTCAACCTTATTTCAGGAAATGTCCAGCAATGTACCAGAACATCATCCGCATTCAAAGATGTGTCACATTCAATCAAGTTAAAGGCATCTTCGGTTTTGGTGACTCAGACATTATCGGCAAAATCGGCTTTCCAGCGGCACAGGCGGCGCCTGCGCTCTCATCGACCTTCCCCTTCATATTCGGTGACAAGAAAGTGCCTGTGCTCATTCCGTGCGCCATCGACCAGGATCCTTACTTCAGGATGACCCGTGATGTTGCACCTCGGCTGGGATTCCCTAAATGTGCCCTCATCCATTCGGCGTTCTTCCCCTCGCTGCAAGGAGCGAAATCGAAGATGTCAGCGAGTGAACAAAACTCGACGCTCTCTCTAACCGACACACCGaagcaaatcaaaaacaaaatcaacaaatacGCCTTCTCTGGTGGTCGAGCCACTGTGGAGGAGCATCGTAAACTGGGCGGCGTTCCCGATGTCGATGTGGCGTATCAGCTGTTGAAATTCTTTTTGGAGGATGATGCGAAGTTGGAGGAAGTGCGAGTGGCTTACAGCAAAGGAGAACTGCTGACTGGGGAGATCAAGAAGCTGGCAATTGAGGTGAGTTGAAGAGAAGTTTGAAATTCTACCAGAAATGATTATCAAATCCATTTGCAGACAATTACTCCCATTGTTGAGGCGCACCAGGCAAAGAGAAAGGAAGTCACGGATGAAGTTTTGGATAAGTTTATGGAAATAAGACAACTTAAGTTCGGAAGTTAAGCGAATTACGATGAAAATAATTATACGCGCATTTGTACTGAACgctggtatttttttaaaaatgtaatcacattatttttgtttgtgtcaaattccattaatttattaaatcgcacttaatttttgtatctttggcTGACGAACTTTTTAAATGCAATGAATAAAGCttatgaatttaaatgaaatcaaaatgcaCCTGTTTTGACGTGTTTTTAATGGCAAGAAATGtaaaaagtaccaacaacaaaaaagtgccAGGGCACAAGGTTGTCCAAAGCGTTTTGAAATTATGGAAATATTCCAACATTATTGGTGTAACGTACGGCAAATCATACTGCTTATGTGGTCACAGGTTAAGTGTCATCTATTGATCTACTGGGTCAATCCAATTGCAGTCGCATGCGAAGTTTCTGGGGCTGTTTTCAGGTCtattattttcagaaatttcCAGGTTAAACCggatgtcaaattaattttgtactgAAAATTGtaatgatttgaaaaaatctaaaataaagtaATTCAAAGTATCAAACAATCTGAAAGCGTATTTTCAACAACCCCTCTCGCTAAAAATGGTTTCTTCTTAGGAAAGTAGCTTTCTCAAAATGTCAGCTCTCATCTCATTCGATGGAcagtattttatttgaatgattCTCTTTGGTAGAAATATCAATATGTTTAGTTCAAGCTCCACATTAGTCGGATTCAATTAGGCCGATGCATCCTTGATTATTTCACAAATGTATAATTATTGTGGACTGATTAATATTTGCCTCCATTTCTCTAAAAGTAGGCAAgattcaaatggtagacatgggcattcaagaggacacaagcgtccactggtttttctcaaaacccacctgtgtctatcaactcttacttatccagacggcagcggacgaattctcgagatggaatcaacggtggcgtctacagttccagtaaggttgaactacttagtgaacaccttatagggcttcttcgacaaattcggagcccaggcctgtaaggagtggtttatccgtcttcccttccttggagttatactaaggatctggccctccaggttgggggttgtgccgtcggagtgacttcctggccacgtaaaaaataccttaagtttcgaagcaccaacaagcctcgcatacggacggattcactttTAACAatccacgcaaacgaaataaggacaacgaacttcggatctgtacgtggaatgttaggtcccttaacagaccacgtgcagccgaacaattagcggaagccctaaactgctgcaaagaAGATATTACTGCCATCGAAAAAATGCGATGGCATGGACCggacaaacgcaaactaaaagaatgcgatatatactacggcgaatGCTACCGAGAATAAAGACATCGTCTATTTGggtatgtagtacccgtggcatgatggttagtgcgttggacggtcatgccagaggtcttgggttcgatccctgcctatgccatcttaagtcttttcacgggtactgcctcttgcgaggaattgacaaattctccaagagtataactcttgtcatgaaaaagtgctttctcaaattagccgttcggattcggcatataaactgtaggtcccctccattcctgacaacattactcgcacacaggaatggttgagagttgtaagtcactaggccctggttctcaaaggactgttgcgccacccaatttatttttttttattctatttgggtgtggattcgttgttggaactagattcaggcaaaaagtcttgagtttcaagagtgtgagcgagcgcatcacgacaatccgcgtcaaggctaaattcgccaacataagcctaatatgcgcgcatgccccaacagaggagaaagatgaagacaccaaagacatatatttcgagctcttggacaagacatatgagcagtgccttggctatgacattaaaattgtcttaggagattttaatgccaagctaggaagagaagacatctttggtgggataatcgggagatacagcctgcacgatacTACCTCCGagaacggattcaggctgatcgatttcgctgcggggcgagacgttctggtagccagtacgcagttcacacatctcaatatccacatgGAAatttcctgatcaatcaaccgtcaaccaggttgaccacattgcgatcgacgcacgacgcttctccagtatacaggatatccgaaaattccgagaggccaacattgactcggacacctacctcgttttagccaaggtacggctacggatatcccgatccaagccaaaacaatcaagtactgtgagaagattcgacgttagacggctacaatcgcaagagactgccatagTGCCATGTCCTCTTcggatcgagtctctaataacctcttaaggagtcctatgctgcctgcattaagcattaaaaatcagtggcaacattgccttgcagccatcagagatgtcgCCTCTGAAGCGCTAGGTTTCaaacggccaccacagcgaaacccctcgtttgacgacgaatgccggcaagcgaacgcagcgaaacaagaggcatacaaaacggcgctgcacaaaaggactagagctgctcgcgagctctacgagcagaagaggagagagtaacatcggcttcttagatggaaaaaaaagcatgagaagcgcacgatcgaggagatagagggatgtcacaacaggaatgaggttcgaaaatttaatcaaaaggtttaaaaaaatctcccacgaaccgaagcctgtaaagacgatcaggctAACATCgcagtagaaccgcagtcgatactgagaatatggaaagatcagtGCTCCAAATTATAAAACGGCGGTGACGAACcgattccgctgtaagggagatagaaccactcaacctcgccgacgcagatcaacaattccgcctacccgaccttgacgaagtgaagatagctatatctataCTTAAGTCTAACAAACCTGGTGGGGCTGACAGCATCGctaccgaactattcaaagcagcaagcgatgacttggtagggagcatgcaccaactcatctgctaAATTTGGtctgaagaaagcatgcccgataagtggaatctcagcatagtgtgcccgatacataagaaaggagaccctctaaattgctcCAACTACataggcatcagtctccttaacattgcatataagatcctttctgaagtattatgtgaacgtctgaagccgttcgtcaacaacctgataggtccttatcagtgtaggttattattttgtaaaaatattaccAATCGagataacaattaaaaactgaaacaatacaatattgaaaagaactacaaataaaatgttaagttaaatatcttgagaacaCAAGAAGATACTGACTTATAAGTTATTTCATAGCATAGAAATGTTAATcgtttgtaatatttaaagacagtgtttttctataaaaataacgaatttttttattttgcattttcaaaagtatagggctggaattcgacatctgtcaaactaagttgttaaactatttttttctcagttgaaagtctgaaatttacgaaaatgCTACGCTACGGTTCTGTgcatcctcaagtaattgaagaaaggacatttcatccccaaaatgtcactgtttggtgcgctcctTAGTTtgaaggtgtgattggaccttacttcttcgaaaacgacgatgcaACGACTGAAACCGAAACGAAGAATTAAGGCATAGTCTTTTTAACACTTCGGCCgctatctcacgaataaatgctttcaATGCTGGCTTCCCATGCGTCAATCAAAGCGGGCTTGTCGCTATAGACATCAACCCTAACATAAAGTCACAAGAAACAGACTACCGAAATCGCCTCTCAATTGGTTCATTTGTCGCGTGCTGTGCGGCATGTTGtcccgtcttgttaaaaccacagcTCTTCCATTTTGCGAAACGAACGTTTGTTATCATTTCATTGcattatctttgaagaaatacggCTCAATAATATCGCCAGAGCCCATAATTTGCACCAAACAATGACTTTTCTTGCTTGCAATGCTTCGGGATGCCCTTTCTTCAAATATTGTAGTTTTGCTTGTTCTCGTATCAATGTAACCAGAAATGAGCTTCTCTGCTGCTTGTTAAATGCTAAATTCATCCTTAAAGTGTTCCATGTAGTAGAGTATAGACGCCCAGTTTCTGCGGAAGTCGTTGCCGATTCTATAATTCATGTTCATCATGAGCCGTGAGCTAGTAAATTATCGGATAGAAGCAGTAAATTCAACGATTATTTTCAATTCAGTTGATTTTTGCTCCAAAATAGTTTCCGACATTTTTTAACACATCCTCGAGAATTGTGTTAAAATATTCACCAAGTGCATTTTTTGGTGACATTTTTCGgattatctaaaataaaatattaaaattttttagaaactaataaaagaagaaatatttatttctgtaactttcagaaataattttaaaattggtggTTTTAGGACAATCGTAAAACGTAAAAAATATTCTGCATAGTATTATTCTTTActtggaaaaataaattttatgtaagCTTAAAGCTCTGAAGAAGTGGCGTTAGGTCTTTTAGCCCAAAACTCCCAAAACAGtttcattaacattttgttgttgtaggaTTTGGGCAATATTAACGAATTTTTGgggcttacattttttttttggttttacgaaattccaaataaaagaaGCGTTCAGTTTGATTGCATAGTAAAATAACGGCAAGGTATTACAAATGTCATATCGCCCAAAaactttttcagaagaaaatgccacaaaccccaaaatcaatgtcatattgcccaaattagttttaaaatattgtaacgcCTAAATTAATAATTGACATATCACCCAAAAGATGTCATAtgtttaaacataaataaaacgaTATGGTATGCTTATTCAGAGTGCGTATTAAAGTGAAATATGTCAGGGGGGGGCATGCTGCTCTCTTGCAACAAtcctgcttgggctcactataggatttggggtaggAGCGAGGTTATGTGTacatgcaaagtttcttttaatCTAGATTCTTTAAATGCAAAGATACTTTGCATTCACCCAACTTCGTACCTATTCCAAATCCTATATTGAGCCCAAGCAGGAGGAGTGCTTACTTACCTCATTGTTAATACGCGTCTCAACGTCAAGCCAcccaaaatgtttgtaaaaaagaggctgggatgcgacccacactgataacttcccatcccgtctgtcgattagtcttgcttaaaagtttgtctatatgtactagtatcgattttaccaaatttgcgtacttttttttatagattttattttttatgaaaaaacggacagttgggtttttatataaaaatcactgaatattgaaaacaatattttctgtaaaataaaataagtttgaattttttaaaagctatttgagtcgaaagtaaatgtttaccaagttttagtattgttttttttagagttttattttttgtaaaaaaatcgtcaattccatttttttcaaaattttactaaatgttaacaacaatattttttgaaaaataaaagtagttaaaagccaatatctacaatttttgaaaagatatttgagtcgaaaatcaatttttaccaacttttaaaaaaacaatatttcttataagataaaataagtttgaagtctaactttcaagtttttgaaaagatatttgaatccatattcaatttttaccaatttttgttcggtttttaattttttataaaaaaaactatcaattcgattttgttcaaaattttactgaatgttgacaacaatattttttgaaagataaaagtaaattaaagccaatatctcaaagttttgaaaagatatttgagtcgaaaatcaatttttaccaacttttattaatttttttttggtttttattttttgtaaaaaaactgtcaattcgatttttctcaaaattttattgaatgttgaaaacaatatttcttataagataaaataagcttgaagcctaaatttcaagtttttgaaaagatatttgaatcgatatttaatttttacgaactttgagtaatgttttttttagatttttatttttttataaaaaaaaactgtcaattcgatttttctcaaaatcttatcacatttttaaaacattattctccgtttctcaaaattgttttagagatgaaatcatatgttagtcgttaaatttaggaggtgacaaattttttttttcagtttttttgatttagaaaaaaaaccgttagatagatttttttcaaaaaatatacttctttgagatcacgttacaatatattataaaaaatttaattcaagtctctagcgtttttggttcgtaagatattaagggttaaccaaaattttcactttttttttttaaactgctatggtaaaaaaaaccacccacgcaattttcttgagagccctttctgcatctttctgccttattatctgtataacaaaatttatttgaaacagatatctcttctggtacttgagctatgggcgaagaaaaaaacgtcgcgaacgtacggacctgcatttttcgacttttctaccatcgtaatgccATGTTTGATTAAAGGGTCGAGGTCATAATTTTTTACgaattgcaattttttgagaCGTAATTGAAGGCGAGGCTCAGGATTTTAAGGAAACTTATTATCAATATGACGATCTCTTatttaaggtttctttttaagaacctgaatatttgctcttttccttagaagcaaatttaaaaaaaaactgcaattaaaacttattcttttttcaaaattttcaaagattttaaaatgtttcaaaaacaaatccgATTAAATTCGATTTTCTAGATTTTAACACCACAAgtcttgatttttctttaaaatacttgttttagttCTCTTATTGGAGAAccctttatttatatatttaaagaagcaaattgaaaatatcCCTAGATCCAATTTTTAActatcttaaaataatttcgttaCAAATGCAAACACAATGCGACTAAGCTGCAAGGCGCGGATGGCGGCTTGACGGCACAGATAAAAGTGAAATTCGATATTGTTTCATCTATGAATTCGAACGCCCTAAGCCTGACTCGTGCCATACTCAAATTCCAACTCCAACTCAAGTCATTGTTTAGTTCAAAGATAAAGAAGGCAGCTTCTGTTTTTCTCATTTTCGTCATTTGTagtcttcttcttcatcttgtTCTTTTGTACCTGCATTTGTCGACGATACCTATGTTTGGTTCTATTGGTTTAAAAGGTAATATTTGCTCAAGATTGTGTCAATAATAAAGTCAATGATGACACTTTGAGATGAATTTAACGAGACATTCATCAAATAATATAATGTTTGATGTTGGTGCATCATTACGAATTGATCCGATGCACTGGAAAATATGTAGGAGTAGCAGAGTTGGTAAGGTTGGGTATACAATGATTGTAAAGGGAACATCAAACTTTAGAATCTAGGAACAGTAGCATGAATATGGGGCATCTTATGTACGTTGACACGTtggatcttttcaaaaagatgTACCTTTTGTCAACGAACACGGGGAATAACTCAACACTATCTATAAATAACACTGGACGATAAGGTTTTGTTGCGGGCaatcaaattgcactttttcGATGTGGTTtgatggccttaattcaaattcCGAAGGTTTTGAGAcattactattaaaataaatgttactcTACCTGGCCGCGACAGACATGGCCATTTGTCTCCCCATATTGCTGTTTCCAGTTTTGCACGAAAAGTTGATTGAGGTGCACTTCCAAATGCGAGCGCCACATGAATCGCGGTCTTCTTCTGCTCCGCCAAAAACAGCGCGGGATAGGGTTCCAAGACCTTTCGGGGCGGAACGTTGATGTTGAAAACTTTTGACTTCATTCCATTTTTGTCGCACTTCACTATTGTGGAAGTCCTTTGCTTCAAAATGCGCGTATTTAATGATAGCTTCTGCTTTAAGCATTTTATTAAGATTCAAACATCCTATTACATTCTCATCTTGCCTTGAAGAGGTCCAAGTTTCTGCGCCATATATGAAAACGGGCATGAAAACTGTTGTAGGGTGACATTAGctactcgagagaggactttcgcctcaat
It encodes:
- the LOC129938495 gene encoding tryptophan--tRNA ligase, cytoplasmic, encoding MTEAEKVTEAVEAITLNGVEADDDVVDPWNVTSKNDAGIDYDKLIKRFGSSKIDDALIEKFEKVTGKPAHHFIRRGIFFSHRDLHNILNMKEQGKPFYLYTGRGPSSESLHLGHLIPFILTKWLQETFDVPLVIQLTDDEKVLWKDLKIEDAIKMGRENAKDIIAIGFDVNKTFIFNNLEFMGKCPAMYQNIIRIQRCVTFNQVKGIFGFGDSDIIGKIGFPAAQAAPALSSTFPFIFGDKKVPVLIPCAIDQDPYFRMTRDVAPRLGFPKCALIHSAFFPSLQGAKSKMSASEQNSTLSLTDTPKQIKNKINKYAFSGGRATVEEHRKLGGVPDVDVAYQLLKFFLEDDAKLEEVRVAYSKGELLTGEIKKLAIETITPIVEAHQAKRKEVTDEVLDKFMEIRQLKFGS